The Impatiens glandulifera chromosome 3, dImpGla2.1, whole genome shotgun sequence genome contains a region encoding:
- the LOC124928889 gene encoding protein-tyrosine-phosphatase MKP1 — protein sequence MSDKEGSISGEVSNVASQEPCHLPETRRMFWRSASWSSSRSMLPPLNTDCDKDIGDPNGSNGGQVRRLPLTPRSKGRSCLPPLQPLSISRRSLDEWPKAGSDDVGEWPVPTTPSGRTTGERLKLDLSTIQRSSDKNGGLVKREKIAFFDKECSKVADHVYLGGDAVAKDKDILKKNGITHILNCVGFACPEYFKANFTYRTLWLQDSPSEDITSILYDVFDYFEDVRELGGKVFVHCCQGVSRSTSLVIAYLMWREGQSFDDAFQYVKAARGIADPNMGFACQLLQCQKRVHAIPLSPSSLLRLYRIAPHSPYDPLHLVPKLLNDPTPSALDSRGAFIIHVPSAIYVWIGDKCETILERDARGAVCQIVRYEKVQGPVQMIKEGEEPPYFWDAFSSLLPMMNKSCNGDDIKSKSKICPGERKVDSYDLDFEIFRKAIMGGFVPPFSSYETEGETHLPARENSWSTLRRRFAFGNMKDFVSASKLSVLRIYPEAITTAGVDNSTAKSASSSAHESPSSISLSSSSSSTSSSSPYLSPDSISSDSSVSSKSLMNSPAMSTTTLPCSSPQFSILPGLSNLSLASSKISPKSITKTSDFIDVNFMSVPRSHSISSSTKRSPLSIAQRRGSLSKCLTLPTRPEDIVNNNFGSSFLSSEEDSVNEIGSDCTYSFEIHKTENHMSKGELCLSESFKLDGDTGKICGVHPCDEPKLVSENSDGGCRDIPLRNFSIGSNETMANSLAICNAMHVSAYRWPNLEKIVGFRAGCLDSDSLFVFIWLSSSSSVTDDRIVYIWIGRSFDYSKYEVQLGSNREFTDINEFDLKQVASHVLTQLGLPEDTQIQMVKQDEEPENFTAMLSLL from the exons ATGTCGGATAAAGAAGGTTCTATCTCGGGAGAGGTTAGTAACGTTGCCTCTCAGGAGCCTTGCCATCTGCCAGAGACCCGAAGGATGTTTTGGCGTTCAGCATCTTGGTCATCTTCTAGGTCTATGTTGCCGCCATTGAATACCGACTGCGATAAGGATATTGGAGATCCTAATGGGAGTAATGGAGGTCAAGTCAGGCGTTTGCCCTTAACCCCAAGATCCAAGGGTAGGTCATGCTTGCCACCTCTTCAGCCGTTGTCAATATCTCGTCGAAGTTTAGACGAGTGGCCTAAGGCAGGTTCTGATGATGTTGGAGAATGGCCGGTTCCTACAACGCCGAGTGGGAGGACGACTGGAGAGAGATTGAAGCTTGACTTGTCAACTATCCAGAGAAGCTCGGACAAGAACGGAGGACTtgtgaagagagaaaaaattgcGTTTTTCGACAAGGAGTGCTCCAAGGTTGCGGACCATGTATATCTCGGTGGCGATGCAGTTGCAAAAGATAAGGATATACTTAAAAAGAATGGGATCACCCATATTCTAAATTGTGTAGGGTTCGCCTGCCCCGAGTATTTCAAGGCTAATTTCACGTATAGAACCTTGTGGCTGCAAGATAGTCCCTCTGAAGATATTACTAGTATATTGTATGATGTATTTGATTACTTTGAAGATGTCAGGGAGCTAGGAGGAAAGGTTTTTGTTCATTGCTGTCAGGGGGTATCAAGGTCCACATCTTTGGTAATTGCGTATCTTATGTGGAGAGAAGGGCAAAGCTTTGATGATGCATTTCAATATGTGAAAGCAGCTCGAGGTATTGCTGATCCAAACATGGGATTTGCTTGCCAGTTGCTACAGTGTCAGAAACGGGTCCATGCTATTCCTCTCAGCCCAAGTTCCCTTCTGAGGCTGTATAGAATTGCCCCACATTCACCATATGATCCTTTGCATCTTGTCCCTAAACTTCTCAATGACCCTACACCATCTGCATTAGATTCTAGAGGTGCATTTATTATTCATGTTCCATCTGCTATCTATGTTTGGATTGGTGATAAATGTGAAACCATCCTGGAAAGGGATGCCAGGGGAGCTGTTTGCCAAATTGTTCGATACGAAAAAGTTCAGGGACCTGTACAAATGATTAAGGAAGGGGAAGAACCTCCATACTTTTGGGATGCCTTTTCAAGTCTTTTACCCATGATGAACAAGTCCTGCAATGGAGATGACATCAAATCAAAAAGTAAAATTTGTCCTGGAGAGAGGAAAGTGGATTCCTACGATTTGGACTTTGAGATATTTCGCAAGGCAATTATGGGGGGTTTTGTTCCTCCTTTTTCTTCATATGAAACAGAAGGGGAAACTCATCTTCCTGCAAGGGAAAACAGCTGGAGCACACTAAGGAGGAGGTTTGCTTTTGGAAATATGAAGGACTTTGTCTCAGCCTCGAAGTTATCTGTCTTGAGAATTTACCCAGAAGCTATCACAACAGCTGGTGTAGATAATTCAACAGCAAAATCAGCGTCTTCTTCTGCACATGAATCACCTTCATCTATATCATTGTCATCATCTAGCTCATCCACATCCTCCTCCTCCCCATACCTTTCTCCAGACTCCATCTCTTCTGATTCAAGTGTTAGTTCAAAGTCTCTAATGAATTCCCCTGCTATGTCTACAACAACACTGCCTTGCTCTAGTCCCCAATTTTCAATCTTACCTGGTTTGTCTAATTTGTCCCTCGCCTCTTCCAAAATCTCCCCAAAATCTATAACTAAGACTTCAGACTTCATTGATGTTAACTTTATGTCAGTCCCTCGCTCACACTCAATATCCTCATCAACTAAAAGGTCTCCACTGTCCATTGCGCAGCGTAGGGGTAGCTTATCAAAATGTCTCACTCTGCCAACCCGACCTGAAGACATTGTAAACAATAATTTTGGTTCCAGTTTTCTTTCCAGTGAAGAAGACTCTGTCAACGAAATTGGCTCTGATTGCACTTATAGTTTTGAGATTCATAAAACAGAAAATCACATGTCCAAAGGCGAATTGTGCTTAAGTGAAAGCTTCAAGTTAGACGGAGACACAGGTAAAATATGTGGCGTTCATCCATGTGATGAGCCAAAATTAGTGAGTGAAAACAGTGATGGTGGATGCAGAGACATTCCTCTGAGAAATTTTTCAATAGGATCTAACGAAACAATGGCCAATAGTTTAGCAATTTGTAATGCAATGCATGTAAGTGCATACCGTTGGCCCAACTTGGAGAAGATTGTGGGATTTAGGGCTGGTTGTTTGGATTCTGACTCGTTGTTCGTTTTCATTTGGTTGAGCTCGAGTTCATCAGTAACAGATGATAGGATTGTGTATATCTGGATAGGGAGATCTTTTGACTATAGTAAATACGAGGTCCAATTAGGTAGCAACAGAGAGTTCACTGACATAAATGAGTTTGACTTGAAGCAAGTTGCTTCTCATGTTCTGACCCAACTGGGTCTGCCAGAAGATACACAGATTCAg ATGGTTAAGCAAGATGAAGAACCTGAGAATTTCACCGCCATGCTAAGTTTGTTGTAG
- the LOC124929542 gene encoding sulfate transporter 4.1, chloroplastic-like isoform X1 translates to MNTKTRYSSTSSTDLASAASADNQKSYSVSTLGGHSVKVIPFDYPTDQPPSSSSSPFTLAETWRSKVEQMTFKDWMDFIFPCSRWIRTYKWREYLQVDLMAGITVGVMIVPQSMSYAKLAGLAPIYGLYSGFMPVFIYAIFGSSRQLAVGPVALVSLLVSNILGDIVDSSDVLYTELAILLALMVGVLECTMGLLRLGWIIRFISHSVISGFTSASAIVIALSQAKYFLGYDIVRSSEIIPLIKSIVSGLDQFAWQPFVMGSIVLGILLTMKHLGKTRKCLRFLRASGPLTAVVLGTAFVKIFHPSSISVVGDIPQGLPKFSVPKDFAYIRSLIPTALLITSVAILESVGIAKALAAKNGYELDPNQELFGLGVANVVGSFFLSYPSTGSFSRSAVNHESGAKTGLSGIVTGLIMACALMFLTELFENIPQCALAAIVISAVIGLVDYDEAIFLWRVDKKDFVLWSITAATTLFLGIEIGVLVGVGVSLAFVIHESANPNVAVLGRLPGTTIYRNLKQYPEAYTYNGIVVVRVDAPIYFANISYIKERLREFEFQCKEEDESMRRGPEVERVHFVVLEMAPATYIDSSAVQALKDLHQEYESRDIKMTIANPNKDVLSTLSKSGLVDMIGKEWCFVRVHDAVQVCLQKVQNLPGTPRSPQQPLSKETSSFFKRMLKERAEELACSNLESGDTISELEPLISKRP, encoded by the exons ATGAATACGAAGACGCGTTACTCCTCCACTAGCTCCACTGATCTTGCCTCCGCCGCCTCCGCCGATAACCAGAAATCCTACTCCGTCTCTACCTTGGGAGGCCACTCTGTCAAGGTCATTCCCTTTGACTATCCTACTGATCaaccgccttcttcttcttcgtcgcCTTTCACTCTAGCAGAGACATGGAGGTCGAAGGTGGAACAGATGACCTTTAAGGACTGGATGGATTTTATTTTCCCTTGTTCTCGATGGATTAGAACCTACAAGTGGCGCGAGTACCTACAGGTTGATCTAATGGCTGGAATCACCGTTGGTGTCATGATTGTTCCTCAG TCAATGTCCTATGCAAAGTTAGCTGGATTGGCGCCAATATATGGACTTT ATTCTGGTTTCATGCCAGTATTTATCTATGCCATTTTTGGGTCATCTCGACAGCTTGCAGTTGGTCCAGTTGCTTTGGTCTCCCTTCTGGTATCTAATATATTAGGTGACATAGTGGATTCTTCTGATGTATTATACACTGAACTAGCTATACTGTTGGCTCTGATGGTTGGGGTTCTAGAATGCACAATGGGCCTACTAAG GCTTGGATGGATTATCCGCTTCATTAGCCACTCTGTGATTTCTGGATTTACATCTGCTTCAGCCATTGTGATTGCCTTATCTCAAGCAAAATATTTCTTGGGGTATGATATTGTGAGAAGCAGTGAAATTATTCCACTGATCAAGAGTATTGTATCTGGATTAGACCAG TTCGCCTGGCAACCTTTTGTCATGGGATCTATCGTGCTAGGTATTCTTCTGACCATGAAGCACTTG GGAAAAACAAGGAAGTGTTTGCGATTTCTACGAGCATCTGGTCCCCTCACAGCAGTTGTTTTGGGCACAGCATTTGTGAAAATATTCCATCCATCTTCTATTTCTGTG GTAGGAGATATCCCCCAAGGACTCCCAAAGTTTTCTGTGCCTAAAGACTTTGCCTACATAAGATCACTGATACCAACTGCTCTTCTCATCACCAGTGTAGCAATCTTG GAGTCTGTGGGGATAGCTAAAGCATTGGCAGCAAAGAATGGATATGAGTTGGATCCAAATCAAGAG TTATTTGGTCTTGGGGTGGCAAATGTAGTAGGCTCATTTTTTCTATCATACCCATCAACAG GCTCCTTCTCCAGGTCTGCTGTCAACCATGAAAGTGGTGCAAAAACTGGCTTGTCTGGAATTGTTACTGGATTAATAATGGCCTGTGCACTTATGTTCTTgactgaattatttgaaaacataccCCAG TGTGCATTGGCTGCTATTGTGATTTCTGCTGTCATAGGATTG GTGGATTATGACGAGGCTATATTTCTATGGCGTGTAGACAAGAAAGACTTTGTTCTTTGGAGCATAACGGCTGCAACTACCTTGTTCCTTGGAATTGAGATTGGAGTACTTGTTGGG GTTGGCGTTTCTCTCGCTTTTGTCATCCATGAATCAGCAAATCCAAATGTTG CTGTCTTGGGACGTCTTCCTGGCACCACCATCTATAGGAATCTTAAACAGTATCCAGAAGCATATACATACAATGGTATTGTTGTTGTCCGAGTTGATGCCCCTATCTATTTTGcaaatataagttatataaaagaAAG GCTAAGAGAATTTGAATTTCAGTGcaaggaagaagatgaatcCATGAGACGTGGACCAGAAGTTGAACGTGTTCATTTTGTTGTTTTGGAGATGGCAC CCGCCACATATATAGATTCAAGTGCTGTCCAAGCATTGAAAGACTTGCATCAGGAATATGAATCCCGTGATATCAAG ATGACGATAGCCAATCCAAACAAGGATGTCCTGTCTACCCTATCGAAATCTGGTCTGGTTGATATGATTGGAAAAGAATGGTGCTTTGTGAGAGTGCACGATGCAGTTCAAGTCTGCCTTCAGAAGGTTCAGAATTTACCAGGGACACCTAGGAGCCCTCAGCAGCCACTGTCCAAAGAAACTTCAAGTTTCTTCAAGAGAATGCTTAAGGAGAGAGCCGAGGAGCTTGCATGCTCTAACTTAGAGTCTGGAGATACTATATCAGAGTTGGAGCCATTGATATCAAAGAGACCATGA
- the LOC124929542 gene encoding sulfate transporter 4.1, chloroplastic-like isoform X2, translating into MNTKTRYSSTSSTDLASAASADNQKSYSVSTLGGHSVKVIPFDYPTDQPPSSSSSPFTLAETWRSKVEQMTFKDWMDFIFPCSRWIRTYKWREYLQVDLMAGITVGVMIVPQSMSYAKLAGLAPIYGLYSGFMPVFIYAIFGSSRQLAVGPVALVSLLVSNILGDIVDSSDVLYTELAILLALMVGVLECTMGLLRLGWIIRFISHSVISGFTSASAIVIALSQAKYFLGYDIVRSSEIIPLIKSIVSGLDQFAWQPFVMGSIVLGILLTMKHLGKTRKCLRFLRASGPLTAVVLGTAFVKIFHPSSISVESVGIAKALAAKNGYELDPNQELFGLGVANVVGSFFLSYPSTGSFSRSAVNHESGAKTGLSGIVTGLIMACALMFLTELFENIPQCALAAIVISAVIGLVDYDEAIFLWRVDKKDFVLWSITAATTLFLGIEIGVLVGVGVSLAFVIHESANPNVAVLGRLPGTTIYRNLKQYPEAYTYNGIVVVRVDAPIYFANISYIKERLREFEFQCKEEDESMRRGPEVERVHFVVLEMAPATYIDSSAVQALKDLHQEYESRDIKMTIANPNKDVLSTLSKSGLVDMIGKEWCFVRVHDAVQVCLQKVQNLPGTPRSPQQPLSKETSSFFKRMLKERAEELACSNLESGDTISELEPLISKRP; encoded by the exons ATGAATACGAAGACGCGTTACTCCTCCACTAGCTCCACTGATCTTGCCTCCGCCGCCTCCGCCGATAACCAGAAATCCTACTCCGTCTCTACCTTGGGAGGCCACTCTGTCAAGGTCATTCCCTTTGACTATCCTACTGATCaaccgccttcttcttcttcgtcgcCTTTCACTCTAGCAGAGACATGGAGGTCGAAGGTGGAACAGATGACCTTTAAGGACTGGATGGATTTTATTTTCCCTTGTTCTCGATGGATTAGAACCTACAAGTGGCGCGAGTACCTACAGGTTGATCTAATGGCTGGAATCACCGTTGGTGTCATGATTGTTCCTCAG TCAATGTCCTATGCAAAGTTAGCTGGATTGGCGCCAATATATGGACTTT ATTCTGGTTTCATGCCAGTATTTATCTATGCCATTTTTGGGTCATCTCGACAGCTTGCAGTTGGTCCAGTTGCTTTGGTCTCCCTTCTGGTATCTAATATATTAGGTGACATAGTGGATTCTTCTGATGTATTATACACTGAACTAGCTATACTGTTGGCTCTGATGGTTGGGGTTCTAGAATGCACAATGGGCCTACTAAG GCTTGGATGGATTATCCGCTTCATTAGCCACTCTGTGATTTCTGGATTTACATCTGCTTCAGCCATTGTGATTGCCTTATCTCAAGCAAAATATTTCTTGGGGTATGATATTGTGAGAAGCAGTGAAATTATTCCACTGATCAAGAGTATTGTATCTGGATTAGACCAG TTCGCCTGGCAACCTTTTGTCATGGGATCTATCGTGCTAGGTATTCTTCTGACCATGAAGCACTTG GGAAAAACAAGGAAGTGTTTGCGATTTCTACGAGCATCTGGTCCCCTCACAGCAGTTGTTTTGGGCACAGCATTTGTGAAAATATTCCATCCATCTTCTATTTCTGTG GAGTCTGTGGGGATAGCTAAAGCATTGGCAGCAAAGAATGGATATGAGTTGGATCCAAATCAAGAG TTATTTGGTCTTGGGGTGGCAAATGTAGTAGGCTCATTTTTTCTATCATACCCATCAACAG GCTCCTTCTCCAGGTCTGCTGTCAACCATGAAAGTGGTGCAAAAACTGGCTTGTCTGGAATTGTTACTGGATTAATAATGGCCTGTGCACTTATGTTCTTgactgaattatttgaaaacataccCCAG TGTGCATTGGCTGCTATTGTGATTTCTGCTGTCATAGGATTG GTGGATTATGACGAGGCTATATTTCTATGGCGTGTAGACAAGAAAGACTTTGTTCTTTGGAGCATAACGGCTGCAACTACCTTGTTCCTTGGAATTGAGATTGGAGTACTTGTTGGG GTTGGCGTTTCTCTCGCTTTTGTCATCCATGAATCAGCAAATCCAAATGTTG CTGTCTTGGGACGTCTTCCTGGCACCACCATCTATAGGAATCTTAAACAGTATCCAGAAGCATATACATACAATGGTATTGTTGTTGTCCGAGTTGATGCCCCTATCTATTTTGcaaatataagttatataaaagaAAG GCTAAGAGAATTTGAATTTCAGTGcaaggaagaagatgaatcCATGAGACGTGGACCAGAAGTTGAACGTGTTCATTTTGTTGTTTTGGAGATGGCAC CCGCCACATATATAGATTCAAGTGCTGTCCAAGCATTGAAAGACTTGCATCAGGAATATGAATCCCGTGATATCAAG ATGACGATAGCCAATCCAAACAAGGATGTCCTGTCTACCCTATCGAAATCTGGTCTGGTTGATATGATTGGAAAAGAATGGTGCTTTGTGAGAGTGCACGATGCAGTTCAAGTCTGCCTTCAGAAGGTTCAGAATTTACCAGGGACACCTAGGAGCCCTCAGCAGCCACTGTCCAAAGAAACTTCAAGTTTCTTCAAGAGAATGCTTAAGGAGAGAGCCGAGGAGCTTGCATGCTCTAACTTAGAGTCTGGAGATACTATATCAGAGTTGGAGCCATTGATATCAAAGAGACCATGA
- the LOC124932238 gene encoding uncharacterized protein LOC124932238 — MADSSASYIHMVQHLIEKCLIFDMTKDECIEALSKHAKIDPVITSTVWKELEKENKEFFEAYSRSQGKEDRMSEAETSEMIMKMITDNSSKDDPDN, encoded by the exons ATGGCTGATTCTTCCGCTTCCTATATTCATATg GTGCAGCATCTGATAGAGAAGTGTTTGATCTTTGATATGACTAAAGATGAGTGTATTGAAGCTTTGTCTAAGCATGCAAAGATAGATCCGGTCATCACTTCAACTG TATGGAAGGAGCTTGAAAAAGAGAACAAGGAGTTCTTTGAGGCCTATTCCCGATCTCAAGGAAAAGAAGACCGAATGTCAGAGGCCGAGACAAGCGAGATGATCATGAAGATGATAACCGACAATTCTTCCAAGGATGATCCcgataactaa